One Agrococcus jenensis genomic region harbors:
- the purU gene encoding formyltetrahydrofolate deformylase, with the protein MTSNHWILSFVCDDRPGIVHAISGAIVACGGNITESQQFSSADTDRFFMRLQVEAEAERADFEASLAPVVERYGMQWQLDDVGRPLRTLVLVSKAAHCLNDMLFRQRAGQLSVDIPLVMANHPDLGALAAFYDVPFEHAPVVDAASKAAFERRILEVVEQERIELVVLARYMQILSPELCAALEGRLINIHHSFLPGFKGANPYRQAHARGVKLIGATAHFVTADLDEGPIIEQEVVRVDHAHTPAQLVAIGQDEESRTLSRAVQWFAEDRVLLDGQRTIIFR; encoded by the coding sequence GTGACCTCGAACCACTGGATCCTGTCGTTCGTCTGCGACGACCGCCCCGGCATCGTCCACGCGATCTCCGGCGCGATCGTGGCGTGCGGCGGCAACATCACCGAGTCGCAGCAGTTCTCGTCGGCTGACACCGACCGCTTCTTCATGCGCCTGCAGGTCGAGGCGGAGGCCGAGCGCGCCGACTTCGAGGCGTCGCTCGCGCCGGTGGTCGAGCGCTACGGGATGCAGTGGCAGCTCGACGACGTCGGCCGTCCGCTGCGCACGCTCGTGCTGGTCTCGAAGGCCGCCCACTGCCTCAACGACATGCTCTTCCGCCAGCGCGCCGGGCAGCTGTCCGTCGACATCCCGCTCGTGATGGCGAACCACCCCGACCTCGGCGCGCTCGCCGCGTTCTACGACGTGCCGTTCGAGCACGCGCCGGTCGTCGACGCGGCGTCGAAGGCGGCGTTCGAGCGACGCATCCTCGAGGTCGTCGAGCAGGAGCGCATCGAGCTCGTCGTGCTCGCCCGCTACATGCAGATCCTCTCGCCCGAGCTGTGCGCGGCGCTCGAGGGCAGGCTCATCAACATCCACCACTCCTTCCTGCCCGGCTTCAAGGGCGCGAACCCCTACCGGCAGGCGCACGCGCGCGGTGTCAAGCTCATCGGCGCCACCGCCCACTTCGTCACCGCCGACCTCGACGAGGGCCCGATCATCGAGCAGGAGGTCGTGCGCGTCGACCACGCCCACACGCCCGCGCAGCTCGTCGCGATCGGCCAGGACGAGGAGTCGCGCACGCTCTCGCGCGCCGTGCAGTGGTTCGCCGAGGACCGCGTGCTGCTCGACGGGCAGCGGACGATCATCTTCCGCTGA
- a CDS encoding DivIVA domain-containing protein encodes MFTADDVLALTFPTGNSFVSGYAVDAVDRWLGRVAETLRAYEGQPDGEPLMRAADARAVRFPERRGEASYEPMPVDDAIDMIAATLAMHEAAAQR; translated from the coding sequence GTGTTCACCGCCGATGACGTGCTCGCGCTCACGTTCCCGACCGGGAACTCCTTCGTGTCGGGCTATGCCGTCGACGCCGTCGACCGCTGGCTCGGGCGGGTGGCCGAGACGCTCCGCGCCTACGAGGGACAGCCCGACGGCGAGCCCCTCATGCGCGCCGCCGATGCGCGCGCGGTGCGGTTCCCGGAGCGGCGCGGCGAGGCCTCCTACGAGCCGATGCCGGTCGACGACGCGATCGACATGATCGCCGCGACGCTCGCGATGCACGAGGCGGCAGCGCAGCGCTGA
- a CDS encoding MFS transporter: protein MSERATAQGSTQDAFPTAALLVLALAVFTNITVEMLPMGLLLPMSRELGVGEGAIGLLVTIFAFTVVASSTTLIRLTRRVPRHLLVITVLVVFAASCFGSALAPDYAWSVAFRVIGGIVHGIFWTVVGAYAAYLVQPQQLARAVAITSTGGSFAYVLGLPLATLLGQLIGWRWSFALFGVVCLVVAVAVWRLLPAVDHLRDTATTSTGSVAVPIPEPGKSVRGVALSILSTMVVMLGHYALYTYVSPFLVDHAGIPESWLSGALLAYGIVGIVAVVAIALWLGRRPTASTLAMMATGLLAMLVLGLSQQVVLTVAAVMVWAFALGALPALLQTRQLQAASERILQQASAWYTTGFNVGIGAGALLGGLVLESLGVAALPWLLFAGLAIALVLVGADALLHRRDLARR, encoded by the coding sequence GTGAGCGAGCGGGCGACGGCGCAGGGGAGCACCCAGGACGCCTTCCCGACGGCGGCGCTGCTCGTGCTGGCGCTCGCGGTGTTCACGAACATCACCGTCGAGATGCTCCCGATGGGGCTGCTGCTGCCGATGAGCCGCGAGCTCGGCGTGGGGGAGGGCGCGATCGGCCTGCTCGTCACGATCTTCGCGTTCACGGTCGTCGCATCCTCGACCACGCTCATCCGCCTCACGCGTCGCGTGCCGCGGCACCTGCTCGTGATCACGGTGCTCGTCGTCTTCGCGGCGAGCTGCTTCGGCTCGGCGCTCGCGCCCGACTACGCGTGGTCGGTCGCCTTCCGCGTCATCGGCGGCATCGTGCACGGCATCTTCTGGACCGTCGTCGGCGCCTACGCCGCCTACCTGGTGCAGCCGCAGCAGCTCGCACGTGCCGTCGCCATCACCTCGACGGGCGGCTCGTTCGCCTACGTGCTCGGCCTGCCGCTCGCGACGCTGCTCGGGCAGCTGATCGGATGGCGCTGGTCGTTCGCGCTCTTCGGCGTCGTCTGCCTCGTGGTCGCGGTCGCCGTCTGGCGGTTGCTGCCGGCGGTCGACCACCTGCGCGACACCGCCACGACCTCGACCGGATCGGTCGCCGTGCCGATCCCGGAGCCGGGCAAGAGCGTGCGCGGCGTCGCCCTGTCGATCCTGTCGACGATGGTCGTGATGCTCGGCCACTACGCGCTCTACACCTACGTCTCGCCGTTCCTCGTCGATCACGCCGGCATCCCGGAGTCGTGGCTCTCGGGCGCGCTGCTCGCCTACGGCATCGTCGGCATCGTCGCCGTCGTGGCGATCGCGCTCTGGCTCGGGCGGCGGCCCACCGCGTCGACGCTCGCGATGATGGCGACCGGCCTGCTGGCGATGCTCGTGCTCGGCCTCTCGCAGCAGGTGGTGCTGACCGTCGCGGCGGTGATGGTGTGGGCGTTCGCGCTCGGCGCGCTGCCGGCGCTGCTGCAGACCCGCCAGCTGCAGGCGGCGTCCGAGCGCATCCTGCAGCAGGCGTCGGCCTGGTACACGACCGGCTTCAACGTGGGCATCGGCGCGGGGGCGCTGCTCGGCGGCCTCGTGCTCGAGTCGCTCGGGGTCGCCGCCCTGCCGTGGCTGCTGTTCGCCGGGCTCGCGATCGCGCTCGTGCTCGTGGGCGCCGACGCGCTGCTGCACCGGCGCGACCTCGCGCGCCGCTGA